In Argiope bruennichi chromosome 4, qqArgBrue1.1, whole genome shotgun sequence, a single window of DNA contains:
- the LOC129966701 gene encoding peroxisome assembly protein 12-like — translation MAEYGIHHATSSGSKPSIFEVIGQENLVSALRGSFRHVFKVLAENSPEKFGLLHEYFDEGYTVVDSVFQYINLRLKGGLFPETFYGLKRIPDPRNPNVSKQKVMTWVFFAVVFPYVQTQMERLYKDIREEHSQGSFNYKDFKRRLALLYLKFYPLYNFMWEMTVLCYYMAFALKKTSYHSPLMHLTSTTLTHFTAFDLSADAWKEYIPENQQRKLITTLWNCMNIFVGGVTLTISVGAFITQFIHWWYNRQGSNTNFAPLPVPPPPLKWQTDDEVDMCPLCKKKRTNDTVLSSSGFVFCYPCIFHFVQDNQKCPVTGYKSSLNQLVKLYQSDEY, via the exons ATGGCAGAGTATGGAATTCATCATGCAACATCTTCTGGCTCAAAGCCATCGATTTTCGAAGTTATTGGTCAAGAAAATTTAGTCTCTGCCCTTAGGGGATCTTTTCGTCACGTATTTAAA gTATTAGCTGAAAACAGTCCCGAGAAATTTGGATTGTTacatgaatattttgatgaaggtTATACTGTAGTTGATTCAGTGTTTCAGTACATAAATCTGAGATTGAAGG GTGGATTATTTCCTGAAACATTTTATGGGTTGAAACGAATACCAGACCCAAGAAATCCTAATGTTTCTAAACAAAAGGTTATGACTTGGGTGTTCTTTGCTGTTGTGTTTCCTTATGTTCAAACTCAAATGGAGCGTTTGTACAAAGATATCAGAGAAGAACATTCACAAGGTTCTTTTAATTATAAG GATTTCAAGAGGCGGTTGGCCttattgtacttaaaattttatcctCTTTACAATTTCATGTGGGAGATGACAGTTTTGTGCTACTATATGGCATTCGCCCTGAAAAAAACTTCTTATCATTCTCCACTTATGCATCTTACATCAACTACCCTAACTCACTTTACAGCTTTTGATCTGTCTGCAGATGCCTGGAAAGAATACATTCCTGAAAATCAGCAAAG GAAACTGATCACTACTTTGTGGAActgtatgaatatttttgttgGAGGAGTTACTCTCACTATCTCAGTGGGTGCATTCATAACTCAGTTTATACACTGGTGGTACAACAGACAAGGCAGCAATACTAACTTTGCTCCATTACCAGTACCTCCACCTCCTCTAAAG TGGCAAACTGATGATGAAGTTGATATGTGTCCACTGtgtaagaaaaaaagaacaaatgatACTGTTTTGAGCAGCAGTGG GTTTGTTTTCTGCTATCCATGTATATTTCATTTCGTTCAAGATAATCAAAAGTGTCCTGTTACAGGATATAAATCTTCATTAAATCAACTTGTAAAATTGTATCAAAGTGATGAATATTAG